From one Candidatus Neomarinimicrobiota bacterium genomic stretch:
- a CDS encoding TolC family protein, protein MKFAGHFLLAWFMLMLTFSPVQAQSPPDTLTITLNSAQQIALEKNPRLQSAEKDIRKASAQAAQARGNLLPRLNAYTNYNHNFELPIFTIDFGGQKQSFRAGSKENITAGLQLQQPLFRGGSIYSGYQMARFGEQVSENQAKITRQQILLEVRQAYYNALFTKELIAVAEEALQNVQRNYEQVQKQKDVGTASGFDLLRAQVQVSNTRPQLIAAQHRHDQALTGLRTTIGLDRETPITVSGSLTQKRTNWADSSLAALQQLALDQRLEMVNVRLQRSMQKESLDIARAQYMPTLAMSANLQHQMQEDDLNLDNEDFIRSVSGGLSLSIPLFSGGSNYAGVQQAKVELRKVNDTEQQVRNMIAAEVESAYYSLVDAREKLDSQTQTIQQAEESLRLAELMYQEGTATQLDVLNAQLALQQARSNYSQYLLQYNVAADQLRKALNELNPPTF, encoded by the coding sequence ATGAAATTCGCAGGTCATTTCCTACTGGCGTGGTTCATGCTGATGCTGACTTTTAGTCCGGTACAAGCCCAGTCACCGCCAGACACGCTAACTATTACCCTGAACTCCGCCCAGCAGATTGCGCTGGAGAAAAATCCACGCCTGCAATCGGCGGAAAAAGACATTCGGAAAGCCTCCGCACAAGCTGCGCAGGCTCGTGGGAATTTACTCCCCCGGCTGAATGCCTATACGAACTATAACCACAATTTTGAGCTCCCGATTTTTACCATCGATTTTGGCGGACAGAAACAATCGTTCCGTGCCGGGAGCAAGGAGAATATCACGGCTGGTCTGCAATTACAACAGCCGCTGTTCCGCGGAGGCTCGATCTATTCCGGTTATCAAATGGCGCGGTTCGGCGAACAAGTATCGGAGAACCAGGCAAAGATCACCCGACAGCAGATTCTACTGGAAGTCCGGCAGGCGTATTATAACGCGTTGTTTACCAAAGAATTAATTGCGGTGGCCGAAGAAGCCCTGCAAAATGTCCAGCGGAACTACGAGCAGGTCCAAAAACAGAAGGATGTCGGCACAGCCAGCGGATTTGATCTACTCCGGGCACAGGTGCAGGTGTCCAACACCCGACCGCAGCTCATCGCCGCCCAACACCGGCACGATCAGGCGCTCACGGGACTCCGCACGACCATTGGACTGGACAGAGAGACTCCGATTACGGTGTCCGGCAGCCTGACCCAGAAACGGACGAATTGGGCCGACAGCTCTCTGGCTGCCCTGCAGCAGTTGGCGCTCGATCAACGCCTGGAAATGGTCAACGTCCGGCTACAACGATCGATGCAAAAGGAGAGTCTGGATATCGCCCGCGCCCAGTACATGCCGACGCTTGCTATGTCTGCCAACCTTCAGCACCAGATGCAGGAGGATGACCTGAACCTGGATAATGAGGATTTCATCCGGAGCGTGTCCGGCGGCTTGTCACTCTCCATTCCCCTGTTTTCAGGCGGCTCGAACTATGCCGGCGTCCAACAGGCAAAAGTTGAATTACGCAAGGTAAACGATACGGAACAGCAAGTCCGGAACATGATCGCGGCTGAAGTGGAATCGGCCTATTACTCCCTGGTGGACGCCCGGGAAAAGCTGGATTCCCAGACCCAGACAATCCAGCAGGCTGAAGAGAGTTTGCGCCTGGCAGAATTGATGTATCAGGAAGGGACTGCCACCCAGCTGGATGTCCTGAATGCTCAGCTGGCTCTTCAGCAGGCCCGATCAAACTATTCGCAATATTTGCTTCAATATAACGTGGCCGCCGATCAATTGCGGAAAGCCCTCAACGAATTAAATCCGCCAACGTTTTAA
- a CDS encoding TetR/AcrR family transcriptional regulator, with product MTPAENGNQANREKILEVAANLFANHGYNGVSVREIAEAADVTKPVIYYYFENKEDLHRTLIQTAFRHAAEIHEQVYQSNQPADKQLRDIMRSHFRYCLENPDVVKILYDTIGKNINEKGLTAGRPAMLDTGREFRKFSDFVRTGQERGQFNPDLNPMKVGMMFLGIMNIFIVTQLHSKRTLLSDEFADELMDILLYGIANNQKLDASSREEHN from the coding sequence GTGACACCAGCAGAAAACGGGAACCAGGCCAATCGTGAAAAAATTCTCGAAGTGGCAGCAAACCTCTTTGCCAATCATGGATACAACGGCGTATCCGTCCGGGAAATCGCCGAAGCAGCTGACGTAACCAAACCGGTTATCTATTACTATTTTGAAAACAAAGAAGATCTTCATCGAACGCTAATCCAAACGGCCTTCAGACACGCAGCAGAAATCCATGAGCAGGTGTACCAGTCCAACCAGCCGGCGGATAAACAACTCCGAGACATCATGCGATCCCATTTCCGGTATTGTCTCGAGAATCCTGATGTAGTCAAAATTTTATACGATACAATCGGGAAGAACATCAATGAAAAAGGGTTGACCGCCGGTCGCCCGGCGATGCTGGATACCGGCCGGGAATTTCGAAAATTTTCGGATTTCGTACGCACCGGCCAGGAGCGGGGCCAATTTAACCCCGACCTGAATCCGATGAAGGTAGGAATGATGTTTCTCGGGATTATGAATATTTTCATCGTCACGCAGCTTCATTCCAAGCGTACCTTGCTTTCCGACGAGTTTGCCGATGAGCTCATGGATATTCTTTTATACGGAATTGCTAACAACCAGAAACTGGATGCATCCTCCAGGGAGGAGCACAATTGA
- the ileS gene encoding isoleucine--tRNA ligase: MLRFWENESIFQKLVKKNEDKPRWSFLDGPITANNPMGVHHAWGRTYKDLYQRYHAMNGHQLRYQNGFDCQGLWVEVEVEKELGFENKRDIEEYGIDRFVQKCKERVIKYSEVQTEQSIRLGYWMDWDNSYYTMSEENNYTIWHFLKQINERDMLYQGEDVMPWCPRCGTALSEHEIATEGYKEITHPSIYVKFPLVDRENESLLVWTTTPWTLSSNVAAAVKEDLDYIKVSDGEEAIYLAKERQEILDDKWEIVEELKGKELLGLQYEGPFDELPVQEGIEHKVIPWEEVSEDDGSGIVHIAPGCGREDFQLSKEFDLAVIAPLDEAGVYLEGFDWLSGQAAADITKDIFKNLKEKGRLFHREQITHRYPVCWRCGTEVVFRLVDEWFIDMDEIRYDIMEVAKQINWIPSYGLDHELDWLRNMDDWNISKKRYWGLALPIWECDDCDTFSVVGSKGELYERAVEGWDKFEGHTPHKPHIDKVKIECEECGGQMTRVPDVGNPWLDAGIVPYSTMHYLTNHEYWEKWFPADFVTESLPGQFRNWFYSLLAMSTVLENEPPFKTLLGHALVKDEHGEEMHKSSGNSIPFDEAADHMGVDVMRWIYATQNPVQNLNFGYSIADEIRKRILTLWNTYSFFVTYANIDEFHPEENFIPVEERSELDRWAIAKLHQLIQTAHKAYSEFNVAMFMRESERFIDDLSNWYVRRSRRRFWRSENDTDKYSAYHTLYESLVTLSKLLAPVVPFFTEEMYQNLVTDIANDASESIHLTAFPDADEALIDEVLIREIDTVIKVVSLGRAARNKANIKVRQPLQNMQIKPRYSYEVDAIHNLEKQILQELNIKSLEVVEEIDELVEYKVTPNFSAIGKKYGNLVPQIKAALEKTDQEAVAKQVEDGSSVTLELDQESVALLPEEIDVETVEPEDLAVVEDVGYLVAIDTEITEVLKKEGMVRDLVRYVQNMRKEAGYQVEDHIRVGYKAAGDLKEALEEHAEYFGNEVLADELSSNNIVGDYTETFTVGDNEIQVTIERV; the protein is encoded by the coding sequence ATGCTCCGGTTCTGGGAGAACGAATCTATTTTCCAGAAACTGGTGAAAAAGAACGAGGATAAACCGCGCTGGTCGTTTCTGGACGGTCCCATTACTGCAAATAATCCGATGGGTGTTCACCATGCCTGGGGACGGACATACAAGGATCTGTACCAGCGATATCATGCCATGAACGGGCACCAGCTCCGGTATCAGAATGGATTCGATTGCCAGGGATTATGGGTGGAAGTGGAAGTGGAAAAGGAACTCGGCTTCGAAAACAAGCGGGATATCGAAGAGTACGGGATTGATCGCTTTGTCCAGAAGTGCAAGGAACGGGTGATTAAGTATTCCGAGGTCCAGACGGAGCAATCCATCCGCCTGGGATATTGGATGGACTGGGATAACTCGTACTATACGATGTCCGAAGAAAATAATTACACCATCTGGCACTTCCTGAAACAGATTAACGAGCGGGACATGCTGTACCAGGGGGAAGATGTGATGCCATGGTGTCCGCGTTGCGGAACGGCGCTTTCTGAGCATGAGATTGCCACCGAGGGATATAAAGAGATCACCCATCCCAGTATTTATGTGAAGTTTCCGCTGGTGGATCGGGAGAACGAATCGCTCCTGGTCTGGACAACAACTCCGTGGACGTTGTCCTCGAATGTGGCAGCCGCGGTTAAAGAAGATTTGGATTATATTAAAGTCTCGGATGGTGAGGAAGCGATTTATCTTGCCAAAGAACGCCAGGAAATCCTTGATGACAAGTGGGAGATTGTTGAGGAACTGAAGGGCAAAGAGCTTCTCGGTCTTCAGTATGAGGGGCCCTTTGATGAACTCCCGGTACAAGAGGGCATTGAGCATAAGGTTATTCCCTGGGAGGAAGTAAGCGAGGATGACGGTTCCGGTATCGTGCATATTGCTCCCGGTTGCGGTCGTGAGGACTTTCAGCTGAGTAAAGAATTCGACCTCGCTGTAATTGCACCATTGGACGAAGCCGGAGTGTATCTCGAGGGGTTCGACTGGTTGTCGGGACAGGCCGCAGCAGACATTACGAAAGATATTTTCAAGAATTTGAAGGAAAAAGGCCGGCTCTTTCACCGGGAGCAGATCACACATAGATATCCGGTGTGCTGGCGTTGCGGTACGGAAGTGGTTTTCCGGCTTGTGGACGAGTGGTTTATCGATATGGATGAAATCCGATACGATATTATGGAGGTGGCTAAGCAGATAAACTGGATCCCGTCCTACGGTCTTGACCACGAGCTGGATTGGCTCCGGAACATGGATGACTGGAACATCTCCAAAAAGCGTTACTGGGGGCTGGCACTGCCGATTTGGGAGTGTGATGATTGCGATACCTTTTCCGTCGTCGGAAGTAAAGGTGAATTGTATGAAAGGGCGGTGGAAGGCTGGGATAAATTCGAGGGACACACACCGCATAAGCCGCATATTGACAAGGTGAAAATCGAGTGCGAAGAGTGTGGCGGGCAAATGACCCGGGTACCGGATGTGGGGAATCCGTGGCTGGATGCGGGAATTGTTCCGTATTCCACCATGCACTATTTGACCAATCATGAGTATTGGGAAAAGTGGTTCCCGGCGGATTTCGTCACCGAAAGCCTTCCTGGACAGTTCAGAAACTGGTTCTATTCCCTGCTGGCTATGAGTACGGTACTGGAAAATGAGCCACCGTTCAAGACGCTGCTGGGGCATGCACTTGTCAAGGATGAGCACGGTGAAGAGATGCACAAAAGCAGTGGAAACTCCATTCCCTTTGATGAAGCGGCCGACCACATGGGCGTCGACGTGATGCGGTGGATTTATGCCACTCAGAATCCCGTGCAAAACCTCAATTTCGGCTACAGCATTGCCGATGAAATCCGAAAACGTATCCTGACGCTCTGGAATACGTATTCATTTTTTGTGACCTATGCCAATATCGACGAATTCCATCCGGAAGAAAATTTTATTCCGGTGGAAGAGCGCTCCGAACTGGATCGCTGGGCAATCGCCAAACTGCATCAGTTAATTCAGACGGCGCACAAAGCCTATTCCGAGTTCAACGTGGCGATGTTTATGCGTGAGTCGGAGCGGTTTATTGATGATTTGAGTAACTGGTACGTGCGACGGAGCCGCCGTAGATTCTGGCGCAGTGAGAACGATACGGATAAATACAGTGCTTATCATACGCTGTACGAGTCGTTGGTCACGCTGTCGAAATTGTTGGCGCCGGTTGTCCCGTTTTTCACCGAAGAGATGTACCAAAACCTGGTAACCGATATTGCCAATGATGCATCGGAAAGCATTCATCTGACGGCTTTTCCTGATGCAGATGAGGCATTGATTGACGAGGTTCTCATCCGGGAAATCGATACGGTAATTAAGGTGGTCAGCCTTGGTCGCGCAGCGCGGAATAAGGCGAACATTAAGGTGCGTCAGCCATTGCAGAATATGCAGATTAAGCCGCGGTATAGCTATGAGGTCGATGCGATCCATAATCTTGAAAAACAGATATTGCAGGAACTGAATATTAAGTCCCTGGAAGTGGTGGAAGAAATTGACGAATTAGTGGAGTATAAAGTCACACCAAATTTCAGTGCTATCGGAAAAAAATACGGCAATCTGGTACCACAGATTAAAGCGGCGCTTGAAAAAACGGACCAGGAGGCCGTCGCCAAACAGGTGGAGGACGGCAGTTCAGTGACGTTGGAACTGGACCAGGAGTCCGTAGCCCTGTTGCCTGAGGAGATTGATGTGGAGACGGTAGAACCGGAAGACCTTGCCGTTGTTGAAGACGTCGGGTATCTTGTGGCCATTGATACAGAGATCACCGAAGTACTTAAAAAAGAAGGGATGGTCCGGGACCTGGTACGATATGTCCAAAATATGCGGAAGGAGGCCGGATACCAGGTTGAAGATCATATCCGGGTAGGCTATAAAGCGGCAGGGGATCTGAAAGAAGCATTGGAAGAACATGCGGAATACTTTGGAAATGAGGTGCTGGCTGACGAACTTTCATCTAATAATATTGTCGGGGATTATACGGAAACCTTTACTGTCGGAGATAATGAAATTCAAGTAACGATTGAGCGAGTCTAA
- the raiA gene encoding ribosome-associated translation inhibitor RaiA, which translates to MQLELTVRHFELSDNYKEYALQEVENLSQYWDRIVDGQIVFDQEGNDYMVEVILRVSGKTLAVSAQQGDVMKAIDDAVNKMRRRLKKYKGKIISHS; encoded by the coding sequence ATGCAATTAGAATTGACCGTACGCCATTTTGAATTATCGGATAATTATAAAGAATATGCTTTACAGGAAGTTGAAAACCTGTCCCAGTATTGGGATCGAATTGTCGATGGTCAGATTGTCTTTGATCAGGAAGGCAACGATTATATGGTGGAGGTCATACTACGCGTATCCGGAAAAACACTGGCTGTCAGCGCTCAACAGGGTGATGTCATGAAAGCAATTGATGATGCCGTAAATAAAATGCGGCGACGGTTGAAAAAATATAAAGGGAAAATAATCAGTCATTCTTAA
- a CDS encoding DegQ family serine endoprotease, with protein sequence MRKTLSRIFLGISLFSVGFIVALILLSDFEWTQQGQAAGPEPVMNVSKSESELDSDSQNAVLSLNKAFVDIAEKTTKSVVTIRTTKVVEHPQLKNSPFEEFFDRFGPREEFRTRALGSGVIVSDDGYILTNHHVISQGEEIMVKLKDGREFQAEEVKSDPMTDIAVVKIDADDLPAIQIGNSEELKVGEWVLAIGSPFSEQLQHTVTAGIVSAKGRTDVMRRRNRDLYEDFIQTDAAINPGNSGGALVNLYGQLVGINTAIATRSGGNQGVGFAIPINMATRIMNDLIERGRVVRAWLGVRIQDVDSDIAKSMDMDRPNGAAVLEIVEDSPAANADLQVGDVITAVDGKQIRNSSDLRTRIASREPDTKHKLTIIREGNEKTVTVELGELPENLASRSEAPEEDEISDFGMTLQNITPQMAQRFELSVDVGVLVTEVERGSPAAEKNIRPGHVITHVGLNNPIENVEEYRQSISEYEPGESVLLVVQAGDNSFFAGFTIPEE encoded by the coding sequence ATGAGAAAAACACTTTCGCGTATTTTTCTGGGAATTAGTCTGTTTAGTGTTGGATTTATTGTCGCGTTAATTTTGCTATCTGATTTCGAGTGGACCCAGCAGGGCCAGGCAGCAGGACCGGAACCGGTGATGAATGTATCCAAGTCCGAGTCCGAGCTGGATTCGGATTCGCAGAATGCCGTATTATCTCTGAATAAAGCATTTGTCGATATTGCAGAGAAAACAACCAAATCAGTCGTGACTATCCGGACGACAAAAGTAGTAGAGCATCCACAACTGAAAAATTCACCGTTCGAAGAGTTCTTTGATCGGTTTGGCCCCAGAGAAGAATTTAGAACTCGGGCATTGGGATCCGGGGTTATCGTAAGTGACGATGGATATATTCTGACCAACCATCATGTAATATCCCAGGGTGAAGAAATTATGGTCAAACTCAAGGATGGTCGTGAATTCCAGGCCGAAGAGGTCAAGAGTGATCCCATGACCGATATCGCCGTCGTGAAGATTGACGCGGATGATCTCCCCGCTATCCAGATTGGTAATTCAGAGGAGTTGAAGGTTGGAGAGTGGGTCCTGGCTATCGGAAGTCCGTTTTCCGAACAACTACAGCACACAGTCACGGCCGGCATAGTCTCGGCTAAAGGGCGCACCGACGTGATGAGACGGCGGAATCGGGATTTATACGAAGATTTTATTCAGACAGATGCCGCAATCAATCCCGGAAATTCCGGTGGTGCGCTGGTTAACCTGTATGGACAGCTAGTAGGTATCAACACTGCTATTGCCACCAGAAGCGGCGGTAATCAGGGAGTCGGATTCGCAATTCCCATTAACATGGCCACGAGAATCATGAACGACCTAATTGAAAGAGGACGCGTTGTCAGGGCATGGCTTGGTGTCCGGATTCAGGACGTCGACAGTGATATCGCGAAATCCATGGACATGGACCGGCCGAACGGAGCCGCAGTGCTTGAGATTGTTGAGGATAGTCCCGCGGCTAACGCAGATCTCCAGGTTGGCGATGTGATTACCGCTGTGGATGGTAAACAAATCCGGAACAGTAGTGATCTCCGGACACGGATTGCCAGCCGAGAACCCGATACCAAGCATAAGCTGACTATTATACGGGAAGGGAATGAAAAGACGGTCACCGTGGAACTCGGCGAGCTACCGGAAAATTTAGCCAGCAGGAGCGAAGCGCCGGAGGAAGATGAAATATCCGACTTTGGAATGACGCTCCAAAATATTACTCCACAGATGGCGCAACGATTTGAACTGTCGGTCGACGTCGGGGTACTTGTCACCGAAGTCGAACGGGGTTCACCTGCAGCAGAAAAGAATATTCGACCGGGCCACGTAATAACCCATGTCGGATTGAACAATCCTATAGAAAATGTGGAAGAATACCGGCAGTCCATTTCAGAGTACGAACCGGGTGAGTCGGTTCTCCTGGTAGTGCAGGCAGGCGATAATTCCTTCTTCGCGGGATTTACCATCCCTGAAGAATAA
- a CDS encoding TraR/DksA family transcriptional regulator has product MEQKQLEYFKDIILKKRKKLQEELEAIRENATSDSSTGSSDSTYAYHMADVGTDAQEREKAFLWLARENKYLSHLNAALERIESGEYGYCASCGEAIKKERLEEVPHTTHCVACKNRERR; this is encoded by the coding sequence ATGGAGCAGAAGCAACTGGAATATTTTAAGGATATTATCCTGAAAAAGAGGAAAAAATTGCAGGAAGAACTGGAAGCTATTCGAGAGAATGCGACGAGCGATTCTTCAACCGGATCCAGCGATTCCACCTACGCATATCATATGGCCGATGTCGGTACCGATGCCCAGGAAAGGGAGAAAGCATTCCTCTGGTTAGCGCGCGAAAATAAATACCTATCCCATCTGAATGCGGCACTGGAGCGGATTGAGAGCGGTGAGTACGGTTATTGCGCCTCCTGTGGTGAAGCTATCAAAAAAGAACGTCTTGAAGAAGTGCCGCATACTACCCATTGCGTTGCATGTAAAAACCGCGAACGGCGGTGA
- a CDS encoding RluA family pseudouridine synthase: protein MKDNIENTTEAETIYITVPPKRKDGERVDKYLSRAIHQVSRSQLQQLIDDHQVLVNENPVKQSYSISPGDEIRVTIPEKPSLEIEPEPIPLDIIYEDARMIAVNKEPDIVVHPGVGNSTGTLVNALLHHTEKLAETDSEIRPGLVHRLDKETSGVLLVAKDEETHRRLSRQFEDRVVEKEYRAWVWGRPKRSTGTIRKAIGRHPRDRKKFAPQPQGKRAVTHYEVLEDHDITSLLQLRIETGRTHQIRVHCTSMGHPVIGDSMYNGRSKRLKSLAVSDRKWGARLLEILNRQALHAFRIGFNHPWTGKWMELEAPLPEDFIKAHELMEERKRVLFQA, encoded by the coding sequence ATGAAGGACAATATCGAGAATACCACGGAAGCAGAGACCATATATATCACAGTACCGCCAAAACGAAAGGACGGGGAGCGCGTCGATAAATACCTCTCCCGTGCAATTCATCAGGTCTCCCGGTCCCAACTACAGCAATTAATTGATGATCATCAGGTTTTAGTCAACGAAAACCCGGTGAAGCAGAGTTACAGTATTTCCCCAGGCGATGAAATTCGCGTTACCATTCCTGAAAAGCCATCATTGGAAATAGAGCCGGAACCCATTCCGCTGGATATCATTTATGAAGATGCCAGGATGATTGCCGTCAATAAAGAGCCGGATATTGTGGTGCATCCCGGCGTCGGCAATAGTACCGGTACACTTGTGAACGCATTGCTGCACCACACCGAAAAACTGGCAGAGACCGATAGCGAAATCCGCCCAGGGTTGGTGCATCGCCTGGATAAGGAGACCTCGGGCGTGTTACTGGTAGCCAAAGATGAGGAAACGCACCGGCGGTTATCCCGGCAGTTTGAGGATCGTGTGGTGGAGAAAGAATATCGGGCATGGGTGTGGGGTAGACCGAAGCGGTCAACCGGGACCATCCGGAAAGCCATCGGGAGGCATCCCAGAGATCGGAAAAAATTTGCGCCCCAACCCCAGGGGAAGCGGGCGGTGACTCATTATGAAGTGCTGGAAGATCACGACATTACAAGCCTGCTCCAACTTCGGATTGAAACCGGACGGACACACCAGATCCGGGTGCATTGTACCAGCATGGGACACCCGGTTATCGGGGATTCAATGTATAACGGTCGTTCGAAGCGTTTAAAGTCGCTGGCCGTCTCCGATCGGAAGTGGGGGGCGCGGCTCCTGGAGATCCTGAATCGCCAGGCGCTGCACGCATTCAGGATCGGGTTTAACCATCCATGGACGGGCAAATGGATGGAGCTGGAGGCGCCATTGCCCGAAGATTTTATCAAGGCTCACGAATTAATGGAGGAGCGCAAACGCGTTCTATTCCAGGCATGA
- a CDS encoding tyrosine recombinase XerC, producing the protein MEEKRFSPHTIRAYKEDLSQFLEFCQEYFGVDKMKQGDVDKTTVRHFLGKLVEDGISRKSIARKLAALKSMYGWAVKTDRVNKNPTVTISTPKVKKTLPKYLGETEITAIMESPDTSVFIGARDRAILELFYSTGMRISELAQLSLEQINRRKQTIRVHGKGSKERIVPYSDIADETLEHYFDKRKRKFKIRKYTNAMPVFVNNRNRQISDRQIRNRVTKYLTEVSEQNNVSPHTLRHSFATHLLDHGADLRAVKDLLGHESLSTTQIYTHVKVGKMKEVYKQAHPRAE; encoded by the coding sequence TTGGAGGAGAAACGATTCTCCCCCCATACTATTCGAGCATACAAGGAAGACCTCAGTCAGTTTCTTGAATTTTGCCAGGAATATTTCGGTGTGGATAAGATGAAACAAGGCGATGTGGATAAAACCACCGTGAGGCATTTCCTCGGAAAGTTGGTGGAAGACGGAATCAGCCGGAAATCTATTGCCCGAAAACTGGCCGCGCTGAAATCCATGTATGGCTGGGCGGTCAAAACAGATCGCGTGAACAAAAATCCGACGGTGACCATCAGTACGCCAAAGGTAAAGAAAACGCTGCCAAAATACCTGGGCGAAACGGAAATTACCGCTATTATGGAAAGTCCGGATACGTCCGTATTCATTGGGGCCAGGGACAGAGCCATTTTAGAATTGTTTTATAGCACCGGAATGCGAATCAGCGAGCTGGCGCAGCTTTCACTGGAACAGATTAACCGGCGAAAGCAGACAATTCGGGTACATGGTAAAGGGAGTAAGGAACGCATTGTCCCGTACTCCGATATTGCGGATGAAACACTTGAACATTACTTCGATAAGCGGAAACGAAAATTTAAAATACGTAAATATACGAACGCCATGCCGGTGTTCGTGAACAATCGGAACCGACAGATTTCCGACAGGCAAATTCGTAATCGCGTTACGAAATATCTCACCGAAGTGAGCGAACAGAACAATGTGTCGCCCCATACGTTGCGCCATTCCTTCGCGACACACCTGCTTGACCATGGGGCAGATTTGCGGGCAGTCAAGGATCTGCTGGGACACGAAAGTCTGTCGACCACTCAAATCTATACTCATGTAAAAGTTGGAAAAATGAAGGAGGTGTATAAACAGGCACACCCGAGAGCGGAGTAG
- the mtnP gene encoding S-methyl-5'-thioadenosine phosphorylase: MAQQRTIGIIGGTGFYDIPGIKWDEDIEIDTPFGAPSDAYRLGTFNDLKIVFLARHGRQHHIMPSEINVKANIYGMKSLGVEWILTTSAVGSFREDLPPQDMVVVDQFVDRTKTGARHTFFGDGVIAHIGFSHPICDELATHFYNAGKSVTDNIHKGGTYLNIEGPAFSTRAESILYKSWGMDVIGMTSLAEAKLAREAEMCFSTLAIVTDYDSWHEGLDAVSTTAVIENFQKAVVKAREVVAAALQDFTLPRECKCESALEDALLTDPATIPLKKRQDMGVILEKYLPEE, encoded by the coding sequence ATGGCACAGCAGCGAACTATCGGAATAATCGGCGGCACCGGATTTTATGATATCCCAGGGATTAAGTGGGACGAGGATATTGAGATTGATACGCCCTTTGGAGCCCCGTCCGACGCGTATCGTCTCGGTACATTTAATGATTTAAAGATTGTCTTCCTGGCACGGCACGGGAGGCAGCATCATATTATGCCGTCCGAGATCAATGTGAAGGCAAATATCTATGGAATGAAATCGCTGGGAGTGGAATGGATTCTGACAACGTCCGCCGTTGGGAGCTTCCGGGAAGATCTTCCACCACAGGATATGGTCGTGGTAGATCAATTTGTGGACCGGACGAAAACCGGCGCCCGACACACGTTTTTTGGTGATGGAGTTATCGCGCATATCGGGTTTTCGCATCCGATTTGTGATGAACTCGCCACACATTTTTATAATGCCGGTAAATCGGTGACAGACAATATTCATAAGGGAGGCACATATTTGAATATTGAAGGACCGGCGTTTTCCACCCGTGCGGAGTCGATACTCTACAAATCATGGGGGATGGATGTGATCGGAATGACCAGTCTGGCAGAGGCCAAACTGGCCAGAGAAGCGGAAATGTGCTTCTCCACATTGGCTATTGTCACCGATTACGATAGCTGGCACGAGGGGCTAGATGCCGTTTCGACCACCGCTGTCATCGAAAATTTCCAAAAAGCGGTCGTAAAGGCCAGAGAAGTGGTTGCCGCTGCGCTCCAGGATTTTACTCTCCCCCGGGAGTGCAAATGTGAATCAGCACTGGAGGACGCCTTGCTCACTGACCCAGCCACAATACCATTGAAAAAGCGGCAGGATATGGGTGTAATTTTGGAGAAATATCTGCCAGAGGAGTAA
- a CDS encoding DUF2905 domain-containing protein, with translation MDQGLGEVGKWIMKAGGILVVIGGLLWVLRDVPLLQKLGQLPGDIRIEKDNFTFYFPLTTSILISLILTGILWLFKR, from the coding sequence ATGGATCAGGGGCTCGGTGAAGTCGGAAAATGGATAATGAAGGCTGGCGGCATTTTGGTCGTAATCGGTGGTCTGCTGTGGGTTTTACGGGATGTCCCGTTGCTCCAAAAACTTGGGCAATTACCGGGAGATATCCGTATTGAAAAGGACAATTTTACCTTTTATTTCCCTTTAACCACTAGTATTTTAATTAGTCTAATATTGACCGGAATTTTATGGTTATTTAAGCGGTAA